In one window of Cupriavidus necator N-1 DNA:
- a CDS encoding LysM peptidoglycan-binding domain-containing protein has translation MRDLTKEHQAASGRRLHAFIPKFACALLSAAGFTAAATLPALAADLTVTPAQQAEAQRTAQQGIPVSELSPNAPSQYTVRMGDTLWGISGRFLRQPWRWPELWGMNRQQIRNPHLIYPGQILYLIQRDGRAWLSTTPGGSGTVRLSPQMRGGAADGAAIQSIAAADIEPFLIRPLVVDQDTLATSARIVAVSESRVILGRDDTGYARGIPADAPQGSDWQAYRPVTPVRDPVTNAVLGYEAEYEGNVRLARGAQGPDAVSTMQVTQARQEMGVGTLLMPQPAREALRYVPHAPDTQFDGRVAKVYGGVEFGGARQVVVLNLGSQAGVEPGHVLALSRAGETVADKTDSNRAIRLPDERYGLAFVFRVFPGVSYALVTDASNVIAVGDRATSPR, from the coding sequence CCTAAGTTTGCTTGTGCGCTGTTGAGTGCCGCTGGCTTCACTGCCGCGGCCACGCTTCCGGCCCTGGCCGCGGACCTGACGGTCACGCCGGCACAGCAGGCCGAAGCCCAGCGCACGGCCCAACAGGGCATTCCCGTTTCAGAACTGTCTCCCAATGCGCCGTCGCAGTACACCGTGCGCATGGGTGACACGCTGTGGGGGATCTCGGGCCGCTTCCTGCGCCAGCCATGGCGCTGGCCTGAGCTATGGGGCATGAACCGGCAACAGATCCGCAACCCGCACCTGATCTATCCGGGACAGATCCTGTACCTGATCCAGCGCGACGGCCGTGCCTGGCTGTCGACCACGCCGGGCGGCAGCGGCACGGTGCGCCTGTCGCCGCAGATGCGCGGCGGCGCCGCCGATGGCGCCGCCATCCAGAGCATCGCGGCCGCCGATATCGAGCCCTTCCTGATCCGGCCGCTGGTGGTCGACCAGGACACGCTGGCCACCTCAGCGCGCATCGTCGCCGTGTCCGAGTCGCGCGTCATCCTTGGCCGCGACGACACCGGCTACGCGCGCGGCATCCCCGCCGACGCGCCGCAAGGCAGCGACTGGCAGGCCTACCGCCCGGTCACCCCGGTGCGCGACCCCGTCACCAATGCCGTGCTCGGCTACGAGGCCGAATACGAAGGCAACGTGCGCCTGGCGCGCGGCGCGCAGGGCCCGGACGCGGTCTCGACTATGCAGGTCACGCAGGCCAGGCAAGAGATGGGCGTGGGCACGCTGCTGATGCCGCAGCCCGCGCGCGAAGCGCTGCGCTACGTGCCGCACGCGCCCGATACGCAGTTCGACGGCCGCGTGGCCAAGGTCTATGGCGGGGTCGAGTTCGGCGGCGCCAGGCAGGTGGTGGTGCTCAACCTCGGCAGCCAGGCCGGGGTGGAGCCCGGGCATGTGCTGGCGCTGTCGCGCGCCGGCGAGACCGTGGCCGACAAGACCGACAGCAACCGCGCCATCCGCCTGCCCGACGAACGCTACGGCCTGGCCTTTGTCTTCCGCGTGTTCCCGGGGGTGTCGTATGCGCTGGTCACCG